One window of Trifolium pratense cultivar HEN17-A07 linkage group LG5, ARS_RC_1.1, whole genome shotgun sequence genomic DNA carries:
- the LOC123884774 gene encoding uncharacterized protein LOC123884774, producing MKDYYSVSNTKKHMKESFFSSQFTTRQQQCKQPNHVVSEQTSLLNHSLKLSSSSSTSQNTLSPILHVFVTLFLVFTSISPILSHPIVSSNSSSSELNSHNNFNQTFRPDVSLHKLRRIRAHLKKINKPPIKTIKSPDGDLIDCIISHQQPAFDHPKLKGQKPLDPPERPKGYNGDNNRENATNNFQLWVDSGEECPKGTIPIRRTTEQDFLRANSVRRFGRKPRGVRRDSTGTGHEHAVMFVNGEQYYGAKASINVWTPRVTDQYEFSLSQIWVIAGSFGNDLNTIEAGWQVSPELYGDNYPRFFTYWTTDAYQATGCYNLLCSGFIQTNNRIAIGAAISPRSIYSGRQFDIGLMVWKDPKHGHWWLEFGSGLLVGYWPANLFSHLRSHASMVQFGGEIVNSRSRGYHTGTQMGSGHFSEEGFRKAAYFRNLQVVDWDNNLLPLSNIHQLADHSNCYDIKEGRNNVWGTYFYYGGPGRNVRCP from the exons ATGAAAGATTATTATTCAGTTTCAAACACAAAAAAACATATGAAAGAGTCTTTTTTTTCATCTCAATTCACAACAAGACAACAACAATGCAAACAACCAAATCATGTTGTCTCAGAACAAACAAGTTTACTAAATCATTCTCTTAaattgtcttcttcttcttcaacttccCAAAATACTCTATCACCTATTCTACATGTTTTTGTTACTTTGTTTCTGGTTTTTACCTCAATTAGTCCTATTTTGTCACACCCCATTGTCTCATCAAATTCATCTTCATCAGAACTAAACTCTCATAACAATTTTAACCAAACTTTTCGACCGGATGTTTCATTGCATAAGTTGAGAAGAATTAGAGCTCATTTGAAGAAGATCAACAAGCCTCCCATCAAGACAATTAAg AGTCCAGATGGAGATTTAATAGATTGTATTATATCTCATCAACAACCAGCTTTTGACCATCCAAAACTCAAAGGACAAAAACCATTG GATCCACCAGAAAGGCCAAAAGGATACAACGGCGACAACAATCGAGAAAATGcaacaaataattttcaacTTTGGGTTGATTCTGGTGAAGAATGTCCTAAAGGTACTATTCCAATCAGAAGAACAACAGAACAAGATTTTCTAAGAGCAAATTCTGTTAGAAGATTTGGAAGAAAACCAAGAGGTGTACGGAGAGACTCAACAGGCACAGGTCATGAG CATGCAGTTATGTTTGTAAATGGAGAACAATATTATGGAGCAAAAGCAAGTATAAATGTGTGGACACCAAGAGTAACAGATCAATATGAATTCAGCTTATCACAAATTTGGGTTATTGCTGGATCATTTGGTAATGATCTTAATACAATAGAAGCTGGATGGCAG gTAAGTCCTGAGCTATATGGTGATAATTATCCTAGATTCTTCACTTATTGGACT ACGGATGCATATCAAGCAACTGGATGCTACAATTTACTATGTTCAGGATTTATCCAAACAAACAACAGAATAGCAATAGGGGCTGCAATCTCCCCAAGATCAATCTATAGTGGAAGACAGTTTGATATTGGCTTAATGGTTTGGAAA gACCCAAAACATGGACATTGGTGGCTTGAATTTGGGTCAGGGCTACTAGTTGGATATTGGCCAGCAAACTTGTTTAGTCATTTAAGAAGTCATGCAAGTATGGTTCAATTTGGAGGAGAAATTGTGAATTCACGTTCAAGGGGCTACCACACTGGCACTCAAATGGGAAGTGGACATTTTTCAGAAGAAGGTTTTAGAAAAGCAGCTTATTTTAGAAACTTACAAGTAGTTGATTGGGACAATAACTTACTTCCTTTATCAAATATTCACCAATTGGCTGATCATTCAAATTGCTATGATATAAAAGAAGGAAGAAATAATGTTTGGGgaacttatttttattatggaGGGCCTGGAAGAAATGTTAGATGTCCATGA
- the LOC123884588 gene encoding plant UBX domain-containing protein 10-like produces MSSAVRDHRIIRRMTSLPRSLMSFVGIGRRRRNQNTNFPLQPLDTPQPQSSLATPDEWIFLDNFEQQYGTKHPFFYACRFIEAMKLAEQDKKFVFMYLHSQEHPFANVFCKETLCSELVTQFLDVNFVCWGALADRGEGLQMVASLRPSSFPCCAVISPAPNDGIIVLQQLEGPLSPAELVEILQTTLEEQGLAFGSAKAKRDEKIRADRRLREEQDAAYFKALQIDKEKEKLKSLSSKERVQKPVETQNTRNYGMLRNNYVDVTKFHNKGNGSTSEKQDKGRITSSGKETQVAQILIRFPNGERREHTFLCTDKIQSIFSYIDSLGLSGIENYRLISNFPRRVYGVDQMRMTLKDVGLYPKASLFLEPL; encoded by the exons ATGTCATCCGCAGTAAGAGATCATAGGATCATTCGCCGAATGACAAGCCTACCACGAAGCTTAATGAGCTTCGTGGGAataggaagaagaagaagaaatcaaaatacaaattttCCATTGCAACCTCTAGACACTCCTCAACCACAAAGCTCCTTAGCAACTCCAGACGAGTGGATTTTTCTAGACAACTTTGAGCAACAATATGGCACAAAACATCCCTTCTTTTACGCTTGTCGTTTCATTGAAGCTATGAAGTTAGCAGAACAAGATAAAAAGTTTGTGTTCATGTATCTCCATTCACAAGAACACCCTTTTGCAAACGTGTTCTGCAAGGAAACCTTGTGTTCTGAGCTAGTGACTCAGTTTCTTGATGTGAATTTTGTTTGTTGGGGTGCACTTGCAGATAGAGGAGAGGGTTTGCAAATGGTTGCATCATTGAGACCTTCAAGTTTTCCTTGTTGTGCTGTCATAAGTCCTGCTCCTAATGATGGCATAATTGTGTTGCAACAG CTAGAGGGACCACTTTCACCTGCAGAGCTAGTGGAGATTCTACAAACAACATTGGAAGAACAAGGGTTAGCTTTTGGAAGTGCTAAAGCGAAGCGAGATGAAAAGATCCGAGCAGATCGTAGACTTAGAGAAGAGCAAGATGCTGCATATTTTAAGGCTTTGCAAATAGACAAG GAAAAAGAGAAACTCAAAAGTTTATCTTCAAAAGAGAGAGTTCAGAAGCCAGTGGAAACACAAAACACTAGAAATTATGGGATGTTAAGGAACAATTACGTTGATGTCACTAAATTTCATAACAAAGGAAATGGTTCCACAAGTGAAAAACAAGACAAAGGAAGAATCACAAGTAGTGGAAAGGAGACTCAAGTTGCACAG atACTCATAAGGTTTCCAAATGGAGAAAGAAGAGAACATACATTCCTATGCACAGACAAAATTCAGTCGATTTTTTCATATATTGATTCATTAGGTTTGTCTGGAATTGAGAACTACAGATTGATATCAAATTTTCCAAGAAGAGTTTATGGTGTTGATCAAATGAGAATGACTCTTAAAGATGTTGGCTTGTATCCTAAAGCTAGTTTGTTCTTGGAGCCTTTGTGA